In a genomic window of Sulfurimonas denitrificans DSM 1251:
- a CDS encoding adenine phosphoribosyltransferase produces the protein MTLSNTERAIIESAIRDIKDFPKPGIVFKDITTLLNNGKAFGVTMNHLYEKYKEYNLDYIAGIDARGFIFGAALAQMLGVGFVPIRKKGKLPYTTISEKYSLEYGFDEVEIHLDAFSAIPNARVLLVDDLIATGGTAAASVKLINQAGALCVEACFILCLSFLDGYKKLQELTEVYSLVEVK, from the coding sequence ATGACATTGAGTAATACTGAGAGAGCTATAATTGAGAGTGCAATAAGAGATATAAAAGATTTTCCAAAACCAGGTATTGTATTTAAAGATATTACGACGCTGCTAAATAATGGAAAAGCTTTTGGTGTCACTATGAACCATCTTTATGAAAAATATAAAGAGTACAACTTAGACTATATTGCAGGAATAGATGCAAGAGGTTTTATATTTGGTGCGGCGTTAGCTCAAATGCTTGGAGTCGGTTTTGTTCCAATTCGAAAAAAAGGAAAACTCCCCTACACTACTATTAGTGAAAAATACTCTCTTGAATATGGTTTTGATGAAGTTGAAATTCATCTTGATGCTTTTAGTGCTATTCCAAACGCTAGAGTACTTCTTGTTGATGATTTAATAGCTACTGGTGGGACAGCGGCTGCTTCTGTAAAACTTATAAATCAAGCTGGTGCTTTATGTGTAGAGGCTTGTTTCATACTCTGTCTTAGTTTTTTAGACGGATATAAAAAATTACAAGAGTTAACTGAAGTTTACTCTTTAGTGGAGGTAAAATAA
- the lepB gene encoding signal peptidase I — MKEFLYKTYRFSNSWTGTIIIVLFVIFFIAQAFKIPSGSMKDSLLIGDHLFAKKFAYGVSMPHIPFLEVSIMPWSDRLRLVDGDKPQRGDVVIFRPPHNTKQHFVKRCVALPNDELFISNKDLYLHHSEGDVWIEDNFKEHEIITFAGKLWVKNPYTKEHPGIHHDEKIVNNGRYPMEIFHFAPIKVDEGFYFMMGDNRDHSNDSRFWGAVPYENIEGTPWFVYFSIDDNWEIRWDRIGKTPTDLEDASHLSKAVAERIKQDKDDHGIY; from the coding sequence ATGAAAGAATTTTTATACAAAACATACAGATTTTCCAACTCATGGACGGGAACTATAATAATAGTTCTCTTTGTTATATTTTTTATCGCCCAAGCCTTTAAAATCCCAAGCGGTTCAATGAAAGACTCCCTTTTGATAGGAGACCACCTTTTTGCTAAAAAATTTGCTTATGGTGTCTCTATGCCACATATTCCATTTTTAGAGGTCTCTATTATGCCATGGAGCGATAGATTGCGTCTTGTAGATGGCGATAAACCTCAGCGTGGTGATGTAGTTATTTTTAGACCTCCTCACAACACCAAGCAGCACTTTGTAAAGAGATGTGTAGCCCTTCCTAATGATGAACTTTTTATATCAAATAAAGATTTGTATCTTCATCATAGCGAGGGTGATGTATGGATAGAGGATAATTTTAAAGAGCATGAGATAATTACTTTCGCAGGAAAGCTTTGGGTGAAAAATCCATATACAAAAGAGCATCCAGGGATTCATCATGATGAAAAAATCGTGAACAATGGAAGATACCCAATGGAGATTTTTCACTTTGCACCAATTAAAGTTGATGAAGGTTTCTACTTTATGATGGGTGATAATCGTGACCACTCAAACGATAGCCGTTTTTGGGGTGCAGTTCCTTATGAAAATATTGAAGGAACTCCTTGGTTTGTCTATTTCAGTATTGATGACAACTGGGAGATTAGATGGGATAGAATCGGAAAAACACCAACCGATTTAGAAGATGCTTCTCATTTAAGCAAAGCTGTTGCAGAGAGAATAAAACAAGATAAAGATGATCATGGAATCTATTGA
- a CDS encoding leucyl aminopeptidase, which translates to MNIKLIEKELSEVLADVNVIFVKKDELAECLHVDILEKAGFKAEQESICFLYEKGLLFCGVDSKKSDDIRAATSVVIKTLKSSNFKSAKISILSKSVISALVEGVVLGGYEFNDYKSEPKLSVFEDIFLVSNDLDYTKVEESFAEALIVANATNFTRDIVNKAPQEINPQTLSGVAKELAKQNNLECTILDESALEKEKMGAMLAVGRASVHESALIHLAYKPQNPKKIITLVGKGLTYDSGGLSLKPATSMVTMKMDKAGACAVLGIIKAVSELKLDVEVHAFIGAVENMIGGNAYKPDDVLVSRSKTTIEIRNTDAEGRLVLADVLDYAQDAVKSDYIFDFATLTGACMIALGQYTTGLMGHSHKLKHDISRAGSDAGEMISSLPFNKHLKKLLKSEIADISNTASKPYGGAITAGMFLDKFIRDENKNKWMHFDIAGTAYTEAAWDCNVYGGTGAGVRLMCEFIKEIK; encoded by the coding sequence GTGAATATTAAACTAATTGAAAAAGAGTTAAGTGAAGTTTTAGCGGATGTAAATGTTATATTTGTAAAAAAAGATGAGTTAGCAGAGTGTTTACATGTAGATATCTTAGAGAAAGCTGGATTTAAAGCCGAACAGGAGAGTATCTGCTTTTTATATGAGAAGGGATTGCTTTTTTGTGGAGTTGATAGTAAAAAAAGTGATGATATAAGAGCTGCAACTTCTGTTGTTATAAAAACATTAAAGAGTTCAAACTTCAAATCAGCAAAAATTTCAATCTTAAGCAAATCAGTTATAAGTGCTCTTGTCGAGGGTGTTGTTCTTGGCGGATATGAGTTTAATGATTATAAATCAGAGCCTAAGCTATCAGTATTTGAAGATATTTTTCTAGTCTCTAATGATTTGGATTACACTAAAGTAGAAGAGAGTTTTGCTGAAGCTCTAATAGTAGCAAATGCTACAAATTTTACTCGTGACATAGTAAACAAAGCGCCGCAAGAGATTAACCCTCAAACGCTGAGCGGTGTTGCAAAAGAGCTGGCAAAACAGAACAATCTAGAGTGTACTATCTTAGATGAGAGCGCATTGGAGAAAGAAAAAATGGGTGCAATGCTTGCAGTTGGTCGTGCTTCTGTTCATGAGAGTGCACTGATTCATTTAGCATACAAACCACAAAACCCTAAAAAAATCATCACACTTGTTGGAAAAGGTCTAACATACGATAGCGGCGGGCTTAGTCTAAAACCTGCTACTTCTATGGTAACTATGAAAATGGACAAGGCTGGTGCATGTGCAGTTTTAGGAATCATTAAAGCGGTAAGCGAGTTAAAGCTTGATGTTGAAGTTCATGCATTTATTGGCGCAGTTGAAAATATGATAGGTGGAAATGCTTACAAGCCTGATGATGTTTTAGTCTCAAGAAGTAAAACTACAATTGAGATTAGAAACACTGATGCTGAGGGTCGTTTGGTCTTAGCAGACGTTCTTGATTATGCACAAGATGCAGTTAAATCAGATTATATCTTTGATTTTGCCACACTTACGGGTGCATGTATGATAGCTCTTGGTCAATACACAACAGGTTTAATGGGGCACTCTCATAAACTAAAGCATGATATCTCTCGCGCAGGAAGCGATGCAGGAGAGATGATAAGTTCACTTCCATTTAACAAGCATCTTAAAAAACTTCTAAAGAGCGAAATAGCAGATATCAGCAATACGGCTTCAAAACCTTACGGTGGAGCAATTACAGCGGGTATGTTTTTAGATAAATTTATAAGGGATGAGAACAAGAACAAATGGATGCACTTTGACATAGCTGGAACTGCTTATACAGAAGCTGCGTGGGATTGTAACGTTTATGGTGGAACTGGCGCTGGAGTGCGTCTTATGTGTGAGTTTATAAAAGAGATAAAATAA
- the hemL gene encoding glutamate-1-semialdehyde 2,1-aminomutase, translated as MSIDNSLKAFKEAQNLIPGGVNSPVRAFKSVGGTPLFIANGSGAYLTDIDGNRYVDFVQSWGPLLFGHRDESIESAVIEAVKHGLSFGAPTQAESDLAALVISMFDSIEKIRFVSSGTEAVMSAIRLARGYTNCDDIVKFTGCYHGHSDSLLVQAGSGAATFGNPSSPGVPADFTKHTLLAEYNNIESVKKCFSDSKDVACVIIEPIAGNMGLVPADKEFLRELRELCDANGALLIFDEVMSGFRASVHGAESITGVKPDIVTLGKVIGGGMPVGAFGARAEIMAKLSPEGPVYQAGTLSGNPVAMAAGLAAITKLKQNGQIISVLNSRATRLVEGMQEAAKTYGIAMQIDTRGSMFGFFFNEKPVKNFADACNSDEKLFALFHSKMLKEGFYFACSLYETGFISTAITDEMIEDTIKASAKVFKEITNV; from the coding sequence ATGAGCATAGATAATTCATTAAAAGCTTTTAAAGAAGCACAAAACTTAATTCCAGGAGGCGTAAACTCTCCAGTTAGAGCTTTTAAAAGTGTTGGAGGAACGCCCCTTTTTATAGCGAATGGCAGTGGTGCATATTTAACAGATATAGATGGAAATAGATATGTTGATTTTGTTCAAAGCTGGGGTCCTCTTCTTTTTGGACATAGAGATGAGAGCATTGAGAGTGCTGTTATAGAAGCTGTCAAACATGGTCTTAGTTTTGGCGCTCCAACACAAGCTGAGAGTGATTTGGCTGCGCTTGTTATCTCCATGTTTGACTCAATTGAGAAGATTAGATTTGTAAGCAGTGGAACAGAGGCTGTAATGAGTGCTATCCGTCTTGCTCGTGGATATACTAACTGTGATGATATTGTAAAGTTCACAGGGTGTTATCATGGACATAGCGATTCACTTTTAGTTCAAGCTGGAAGTGGCGCTGCAACGTTTGGAAACCCAAGCTCTCCAGGAGTTCCAGCTGATTTTACAAAGCATACACTCTTAGCAGAGTATAACAACATAGAGAGCGTAAAGAAGTGCTTTTCTGACTCCAAAGATGTAGCTTGCGTCATAATAGAGCCAATTGCTGGAAATATGGGACTTGTCCCAGCTGATAAAGAGTTTTTACGTGAGCTAAGAGAACTTTGTGATGCAAATGGTGCCTTGCTTATCTTTGATGAAGTTATGAGTGGTTTTAGAGCCTCTGTACATGGTGCGGAATCTATCACTGGCGTAAAGCCAGACATAGTAACTCTAGGAAAAGTAATCGGTGGTGGAATGCCAGTTGGTGCTTTTGGAGCAAGAGCCGAGATTATGGCTAAACTCTCCCCCGAGGGACCAGTATATCAAGCAGGAACACTGAGCGGAAATCCAGTTGCTATGGCAGCAGGTCTTGCAGCTATTACAAAACTCAAACAAAATGGACAAATCATCTCTGTTTTAAACTCTCGTGCAACAAGACTTGTTGAGGGTATGCAAGAAGCTGCAAAAACTTATGGCATAGCAATGCAGATAGACACAAGAGGAAGTATGTTTGGATTTTTCTTCAACGAGAAGCCAGTGAAAAACTTTGCAGATGCGTGCAACTCCGATGAGAAACTATTTGCCTTATTTCACTCTAAGATGCTCAAAGAGGGCTTTTACTTTGCATGCTCACTCTATGAGACAGGTTTTATCTCAACTGCTATTACTGATGAGATGATAGAAGATACTATTAAAGCAAGTGCTAAAGTCTTTAAGGAAATTACAAATGTCTGA
- the rpiB gene encoding ribose 5-phosphate isomerase B produces MKFYIATDHAGLDLKDYTVELLKDKGHEVVDLGPFCKDRVDYPDYATKVCEAVLKDNSAFGILICGSGIGMSMAANRYSNIRAALCHDAYTASVARGHNDANVLCFGERIIGKGVAESIIDAWIAGSFEGGRHEQRVAKIEAINT; encoded by the coding sequence ATGAAATTTTATATCGCAACAGATCATGCTGGATTAGACCTCAAAGATTATACAGTTGAGTTATTAAAAGATAAAGGTCATGAGGTTGTAGATCTTGGACCATTTTGTAAAGATAGAGTCGATTATCCTGATTATGCTACTAAAGTGTGTGAAGCTGTTTTAAAAGACAACTCAGCATTTGGAATTTTAATATGTGGTTCAGGAATCGGTATGAGCATGGCTGCAAATCGCTACTCTAACATACGCGCAGCACTTTGTCATGACGCATATACCGCTTCAGTTGCACGTGGGCATAATGATGCAAATGTTCTTTGCTTTGGTGAGAGAATTATAGGAAAAGGTGTAGCCGAGTCTATTATAGATGCTTGGATTGCTGGGAGCTTTGAGGGCGGTCGTCATGAGCAACGAGTTGCGAAAATAGAAGCGATAAATACTTAA
- a CDS encoding HpcH/HpaI aldolase/citrate lyase family protein, whose protein sequence is MINNLQEIIEAYESRDLKALNLLAVPTCRTLNKRADFRSLLMLSCNNLKHLTKIDTLEADAIILNLEDGVSKVDKPFALVLCAIFLSYYKRCDKKLIVRVNALNEGGYDEIAYLKNFMPDAIRVPKIRDKKEVESVCELLDEKIELHLSIETKEAWNSMLELRVDKNVTTFYLGILDIFADMKLSQTLISRENPVVLYMLSHFLISSKSIGVKPVSFVYQEFKKLPEFEMWLSLEKSMGYDAKGCLSPTQASIANRVFTSSEAEIKRAEIIVKLFELKQEEGISGFEDKEFGFIDEPIYKGALATLNKNV, encoded by the coding sequence GTGATAAATAATTTACAAGAGATAATAGAGGCTTATGAAAGTAGAGATTTAAAAGCTCTTAATTTGCTTGCTGTGCCTACATGTAGAACTCTAAATAAAAGAGCAGATTTTCGCTCACTCTTAATGCTCTCTTGTAACAACTTAAAACATTTAACAAAAATTGACACTCTTGAAGCCGACGCTATAATCTTAAACCTTGAAGATGGTGTAAGTAAAGTGGATAAGCCATTTGCGCTTGTTTTGTGTGCTATTTTTCTCTCATACTACAAAAGGTGCGATAAAAAATTAATAGTTCGTGTAAATGCCCTAAATGAGGGCGGATATGATGAGATAGCATATCTAAAGAATTTTATGCCAGATGCTATAAGAGTCCCAAAAATCAGAGATAAAAAAGAGGTAGAGTCTGTATGTGAACTCCTAGATGAGAAGATAGAGCTTCACCTCTCAATCGAGACAAAAGAGGCATGGAATAGTATGCTAGAGCTAAGAGTTGATAAAAATGTAACTACCTTTTATCTAGGGATTTTGGATATTTTTGCTGATATGAAGTTATCCCAAACTCTTATTTCAAGAGAGAATCCAGTAGTTTTGTATATGCTTTCTCATTTTTTGATAAGCTCTAAATCAATAGGGGTAAAACCCGTCTCTTTTGTATATCAAGAGTTTAAAAAACTGCCTGAATTTGAGATGTGGCTCTCTTTGGAAAAAAGTATGGGCTACGATGCAAAAGGGTGCCTCTCTCCCACTCAAGCCTCTATTGCAAATAGAGTTTTTACTAGCAGTGAAGCAGAGATAAAACGTGCAGAGATAATTGTTAAGCTATTTGAACTAAAACAAGAAGAGGGAATTAGCGGTTTTGAGGATAAAGAGTTCGGTTTTATAGATGAGCCAATTTACAAAGGCGCATTGGCAACACTCAATAAAAACGTTTAA
- a CDS encoding site-2 protease family protein: protein MESIDLLKISTAVLALAIAIIGHEIMHGWVAYMYGDTTARNAGRLSINPISHVDLVGTIIVPATMYFLPMLLGADSGFLFGWAKPVPINMSTVIKNGGYNAAMQVDLAGIVYNFTLAAFASIAIVAMNQPTSEDSLIYIFSYMLVLQLLVINVVLGVFNLLPIPQFDGAHFIMHLSMKYRLDFVAEFFYKYERYGIIIVLIILMTPIKNFVLLLPVQTILAMLLP from the coding sequence ATGGAATCTATTGATTTATTAAAGATATCAACTGCTGTCTTAGCTCTAGCAATAGCTATTATAGGACATGAGATAATGCATGGCTGGGTTGCTTACATGTATGGTGACACAACAGCAAGAAACGCTGGAAGATTATCTATAAACCCTATCTCGCATGTTGATTTAGTTGGTACAATTATCGTTCCTGCAACTATGTATTTTTTGCCGATGCTTCTTGGAGCAGATAGCGGTTTCTTATTTGGTTGGGCAAAACCTGTACCAATCAACATGTCAACTGTTATAAAAAATGGCGGATACAACGCTGCTATGCAAGTTGATTTGGCTGGAATAGTATATAACTTTACACTTGCAGCATTTGCTTCTATCGCCATAGTTGCTATGAATCAACCAACAAGTGAAGACTCTTTAATCTATATTTTTTCTTACATGTTAGTTTTACAACTCCTAGTTATAAATGTAGTTCTTGGAGTATTTAACCTTCTTCCGATACCTCAGTTTGATGGTGCGCACTTTATCATGCATCTTAGTATGAAATATAGACTTGATTTTGTTGCAGAATTCTTTTACAAATATGAAAGATATGGAATAATTATAGTTCTAATAATTCTTATGACACCGATTAAAAACTTTGTACTACTGCTACCAGTACAGACTATTTTAGCTATGCTACTACCATAA
- a CDS encoding c-type cytochrome, with product MRDMLLLLLPLSLFAQSSFITPMEYSSSLYKNPRGIGCHKCHGEFGEGKIVARYEHNKEQKTFFAPGINSMDFNDFYRALNVRKNGMPRYFLTQTEIKALYFYLQEKKKK from the coding sequence ATGAGAGATATGTTGTTACTTTTGTTACCATTGTCTCTTTTTGCACAAAGTAGTTTTATAACTCCGATGGAGTACTCTTCGTCACTATATAAAAACCCAAGAGGAATTGGTTGCCATAAGTGTCATGGTGAGTTTGGAGAGGGTAAAATTGTCGCAAGGTATGAACATAATAAGGAACAGAAAACATTTTTTGCTCCAGGTATTAACAGTATGGATTTTAATGATTTTTATAGAGCTCTAAATGTTAGAAAAAATGGTATGCCAAGGTACTTTTTAACACAAACAGAGATTAAAGCACTCTACTTTTATCTTCAAGAGAAAAAGAAAAAGTGA
- a CDS encoding RNase H family protein, with the protein MLYVDRIKPTFFLFTDASANPQTNIGYGAYLLLAEYEFNTPYPQDKILIRRFINTTSSKLELQSLIWALGKIKFKKRKIIIYTDSQNIISLLARKEKLIKNGFMNKKEELLKNHKLYKRFYKLLTCNDCDLIKVKGHKKSEDKDSIDKLFTLVDRASRDALRAELRKKSHKI; encoded by the coding sequence ATGCTTTATGTAGATAGAATAAAACCAACATTTTTTCTATTTACCGATGCAAGTGCAAATCCGCAAACAAATATCGGTTATGGAGCGTATCTGCTCTTAGCCGAGTATGAGTTTAACACTCCATACCCTCAAGATAAAATCCTAATAAGAAGATTTATAAATACAACTTCATCAAAACTCGAACTGCAAAGTTTAATATGGGCGCTTGGCAAGATAAAGTTTAAAAAACGCAAGATTATAATCTATACAGATTCTCAAAATATCATCTCACTTCTTGCTAGAAAAGAGAAGCTTATCAAAAATGGCTTCATGAACAAAAAAGAAGAACTCCTCAAAAACCACAAACTATACAAAAGATTTTATAAACTCCTTACATGTAATGATTGTGATCTTATAAAAGTAAAAGGTCATAAAAAGAGCGAAGATAAAGATAGTATTGATAAACTTTTTACACTCGTAGATAGAGCCTCAAGAGACGCACTAAGAGCAGAATTACGAAAAAAATCTCATAAAATATAG
- the folD gene encoding bifunctional methylenetetrahydrofolate dehydrogenase/methenyltetrahydrofolate cyclohydrolase FolD: MQLLDGKALSAKIETTVAKEVKELKNSTNLVPGLAVILVGQDPASAAYVNMKKKACDRVGFYSVTHEMPSDISQSAIENTITMMNNNPNIDGILIQLPLPTQIDTTKILELVEPSKDVDGFHPYNVGRLTTGLDGFVPCTPLGVMELLKEYKIDVKGKNCVVVGASNIVGKPMAALLLNANATVEICHIFTDDLKKHTLAADMIFVGAGVINLIKEDMVKGGAIIVDIGINRAESGKLVGDVDFENVAKKCSFITPVPGGVGPMTIAMLLSNTLKAAKAHAKENE, encoded by the coding sequence ATGCAACTTCTTGATGGAAAAGCACTCTCTGCAAAGATAGAAACAACTGTAGCCAAAGAGGTAAAAGAGTTAAAAAACAGCACTAACTTAGTTCCTGGACTTGCAGTTATTTTAGTAGGGCAAGACCCTGCAAGTGCTGCTTATGTAAATATGAAAAAAAAGGCATGTGATAGAGTCGGTTTTTACTCTGTAACACATGAAATGCCAAGCGATATATCCCAAAGTGCAATAGAAAATACGATTACTATGATGAACAACAACCCAAATATCGATGGTATTTTGATTCAACTTCCACTCCCCACTCAGATAGATACAACAAAAATATTGGAGCTTGTAGAGCCAAGCAAAGATGTTGATGGTTTTCATCCATATAATGTAGGAAGGCTTACAACTGGACTTGATGGATTTGTCCCTTGTACTCCTCTTGGTGTTATGGAGCTTTTAAAAGAGTACAAAATAGATGTAAAAGGTAAAAATTGTGTTGTTGTTGGTGCATCAAATATAGTTGGAAAGCCTATGGCTGCACTTCTGTTAAATGCAAATGCAACAGTTGAAATTTGCCATATTTTTACAGATGATTTGAAAAAACATACACTGGCCGCAGATATGATTTTTGTAGGTGCTGGTGTTATAAATCTTATAAAAGAAGATATGGTTAAAGGTGGTGCTATTATCGTAGATATTGGCATAAACCGTGCCGAGAGTGGAAAACTTGTTGGAGATGTTGATTTTGAAAATGTAGCAAAAAAATGCTCATTTATAACTCCTGTTCCCGGTGGCGTTGGTCCTATGACAATCGCCATGCTCCTAAGCAACACACTAAAAGCCGCAAAAGCACATGCAAAAGAGAATGAATGA
- the trpB gene encoding tryptophan synthase subunit beta, whose protein sequence is MYIPSASKFDPKNGHFGIFGGRYVPETLMPALLKLEQEYESIRFDKDFWSEVDYYLVDYVGRPSPLYYAKNISDELGAKIYLKREDLNHTGAHKVNNVIAQGLMAKRLGYKKIIAETGAGQHGVATATICALLDLECEIFMGAKDVARQELNVFRMKLLGAKVNSVESGSKTLKDAMNDAIRHWVTNARDTFYIIGTVAGPHPYPMMVRDFQAIIGYEARAQILKKEGRLPDHVIACIGGGSNAIGMFQHFLEDKEVECIGIEAGGHGIETLEHGCSLEKGRAGVLHGQMSYLLQDEDGQVQEAYSISAGLDYPGIGPEHAFHFENKSVSYNHATDQEALDAFVWLSRKEGIIPAFESAHAVAYLKKMPNIKNKLIIVNLSGRGDKDMIQAKNILNFDN, encoded by the coding sequence ATGTACATTCCATCAGCTTCAAAATTTGATCCAAAAAATGGTCACTTCGGCATCTTTGGCGGTAGATATGTACCTGAGACTCTTATGCCTGCACTTTTAAAACTAGAACAAGAGTATGAAAGTATCCGCTTTGACAAAGATTTTTGGAGTGAAGTGGACTACTATCTTGTAGATTATGTAGGTCGCCCTTCCCCGCTCTACTATGCAAAAAATATATCTGATGAACTTGGTGCAAAAATCTATCTAAAAAGAGAAGATTTAAACCATACAGGGGCACATAAAGTTAATAACGTTATTGCTCAAGGTCTTATGGCAAAACGTCTTGGATATAAAAAAATCATAGCTGAAACTGGAGCTGGTCAACATGGAGTAGCAACTGCTACTATCTGCGCACTTCTAGATTTAGAGTGTGAGATATTTATGGGTGCAAAAGATGTAGCTCGTCAGGAACTTAACGTTTTTCGTATGAAACTTCTTGGTGCAAAAGTAAATAGTGTCGAGAGCGGAAGCAAAACTCTAAAAGATGCTATGAATGATGCAATCCGTCACTGGGTAACAAATGCAAGAGATACTTTTTACATTATCGGAACAGTTGCAGGTCCGCATCCATATCCTATGATGGTTAGAGATTTTCAAGCTATTATCGGTTATGAAGCAAGAGCACAGATACTTAAAAAAGAGGGTCGTTTACCAGACCATGTTATAGCATGTATAGGCGGAGGAAGCAACGCTATTGGTATGTTTCAACACTTTTTAGAAGATAAAGAGGTTGAGTGTATTGGTATAGAAGCTGGCGGTCATGGTATAGAGACACTGGAGCATGGATGCTCACTTGAGAAAGGCAGAGCTGGAGTACTTCATGGGCAGATGAGCTATCTTCTTCAAGATGAAGATGGGCAGGTTCAAGAGGCATACTCTATCTCAGCTGGACTTGATTATCCTGGAATTGGACCCGAACATGCGTTTCATTTTGAAAATAAAAGCGTAAGTTATAATCATGCAACAGATCAAGAAGCTCTAGATGCATTTGTTTGGCTCTCACGCAAGGAGGGAATTATTCCCGCATTTGAGAGCGCACATGCAGTAGCTTACCTTAAAAAAATGCCAAATATAAAAAATAAACTTATCATTGTTAACCTTTCAGGCAGAGGCGACAAAGATATGATTCAAGCAAAAAATATATTAAATTTTGATAACTAA
- a CDS encoding energy transducer TonB family protein, producing the protein MNRSYFSLFVAILVHVLLMLLFWLLGTITPEIKKIQKPEENKIKLSLKEIEKKVQKDDDGEKKVIEKTPDIAPQMQRGKQLKEITKAPKKEPIKYDEQKISEQKNTSQLNKSQEPQPKEPKPKTEPLPPTKPYIPLLPPHVEEKKEKSSDPLAWMREDKSEEQSKDEKVKKASGSSVGNSDLRELYGDEFSKFTEGQQKYLIDNQEIMRRITQEILNRVASVNLRQEMNVNKVNIVEFYLHPNGDMSDFKFLQNSGYHILDSTTQETIEFAYSRYPRPKEKILIRYNVFYNLAR; encoded by the coding sequence TTGAATCGCTCATACTTCTCTCTATTTGTTGCCATCTTGGTACATGTTTTGTTGATGCTTCTTTTTTGGCTATTAGGAACCATCACACCTGAAATAAAAAAAATTCAAAAACCAGAAGAGAATAAAATAAAGCTCTCACTTAAAGAGATTGAAAAAAAAGTGCAAAAGGATGATGATGGTGAAAAAAAAGTTATAGAAAAAACACCAGATATCGCTCCACAAATGCAAAGAGGAAAACAGTTAAAAGAGATAACAAAAGCTCCAAAAAAAGAGCCTATTAAGTATGATGAGCAAAAAATCTCAGAGCAAAAAAACACCTCACAATTAAACAAATCTCAAGAGCCTCAGCCAAAAGAGCCTAAACCAAAGACAGAACCTCTCCCTCCAACTAAACCATATATTCCGCTTTTACCACCACATGTAGAAGAGAAGAAAGAAAAAAGCAGCGATCCTCTTGCTTGGATGAGAGAAGATAAATCAGAAGAGCAGAGTAAAGATGAAAAAGTAAAAAAAGCCTCAGGAAGCAGTGTTGGAAACTCTGATTTAAGAGAGCTTTATGGAGATGAGTTCTCTAAGTTTACAGAGGGGCAACAGAAATACCTCATTGATAATCAAGAAATTATGAGAAGAATTACTCAAGAGATACTAAATAGAGTTGCGAGTGTAAATCTAAGACAAGAGATGAATGTAAATAAAGTAAATATTGTTGAGTTTTATCTTCATCCAAATGGAGATATGAGTGACTTTAAATTTTTACAAAATAGCGGTTATCATATACTTGACTCAACTACTCAAGAGACAATAGAGTTTGCATATAGCAGATATCCAAGACCTAAAGAGAAGATTCTTATAAGATACAACGTATTTTATAATCTAGCAAGATAG
- a CDS encoding AtpZ/AtpI family protein — protein MSEKEEKTPKIKPIIEAADSLSLGISIVVAVLMGVGIGLILKNMTGAAWTLWIGVFLGIAAAILNVYKAYSKQYKVFEELAKEPRYAVKKKLDDKEDDEEDYSEKNY, from the coding sequence ATGTCTGAAAAAGAAGAAAAAACTCCCAAAATAAAGCCAATAATAGAAGCTGCAGATAGCCTTTCTCTAGGAATCTCTATAGTTGTAGCCGTTTTAATGGGAGTTGGAATAGGTTTAATACTAAAAAATATGACAGGAGCGGCTTGGACGCTTTGGATAGGTGTTTTCTTAGGTATTGCAGCAGCAATCTTAAATGTTTACAAAGCTTATTCAAAACAGTATAAAGTCTTTGAAGAGTTGGCAAAAGAGCCAAGATATGCCGTTAAAAAAAAGCTTGATGATAAAGAAGATGACGAAGAGGATTATAGTGAAAAAAACTATTAA